A part of Chanos chanos chromosome 9, fChaCha1.1, whole genome shotgun sequence genomic DNA contains:
- the LOC115821457 gene encoding NACHT, LRR and PYD domains-containing protein 3-like has product MQTLREKKTVLTEILSADIGFVLQHVQEKQLITDREYTNLKVPSHSSEQISTNLLDKMMNKGGETYMLDYQIVSSKLKSNLRQKYERILDGTPGRGHRKYLNDIYTDLYIVEDETGGVIHEHEIMQAETSTRRFTSEETPITCSDIFKVSSDPSRRNRKVLTMGIAGVGKTVSVNKFILDWAEGKTNQDIDFIFPLPFRELNLRKKKRYSLIELLHKCLQGSAELKSLPDGDGKVMFIFDGLDECRFPLGFNDINEEVEEEEKEEKIDQKTTVGVLITNLIKANLLPSALIWITSRPAAAHQIPRDYIDQVTEVRGFSDEQKEEYFRRYNDKDQDMAKNMISHIKKSRSLHIMCHIPVFCWISATVLQPMLGKDTCEELPTTLTGMYTQFLIFETNQMKKKYKTEHIILKLGKLAFLQLKKGNLIFDEEDLRECGIDVSEGSVYSGVCTQIFSQEQGASERMVFSFVHLSVQEFLAAVYVFLSHRNKKKNPLYPNTVVNRIKWRFKSTDVFYESAVGKALESENGHLDLFLRFLLGLSLESSQRLLKELLPQTVIRPQSVEKIVNFIKKTLNKNISSERSVNLLYCLNELKDDSLVDEIQKYLGSGHLSTENLSSAQWSALVFVLLMSEETQEKFELKKYRGSDEGLRRLLPVLKNTKQAILALCNLTEQSCEAVASVLPSVHCPLRELDLSNNDLQDTGVNFLCVGLKNPYCKLEILRLAGCKVTEQSCEAVASVLQSVNCTLRELDLSNNDLQDAGVKVICVGLKNPLCKLEILRLSGCLVTEEGCSSLASALSSNPSHLRELDLSYNHPGDSGVKLLSDRKKDPHCRLDTLNMDHGAEIRIKPGLKKYACDLTLDPNTVNTELSLSEGNRKVTHVGEKQSYPDHSERFDYWCPQVLCRESLTGHCYWEIEWSGDYADIAVTYKGIRRKGQSDDCGFGHNEKSWSLWCVDNSYAARHNNQRTVIPAPHTHTHRVGVYLDWSSGTVSFYNVSSDTHTLTHIHTFHCRFTEPLYAGFGFGLRSYVSYGSSVSLCKMK; this is encoded by the exons ATGCAGACTCTGCGTGAGAAGAAGACAGTCCTAACTGAAATCCTGTCTGCTGATATCGGCTTTGTCCTCCAGCATGTGCAGGAGAAACAACTCATCACTGATCGTGAATACACAAACCTCAAAGTCCCTTCTCATAGCAGTGAGCAGATTTCTACTAACTTACTGGACAAAATGATGAACAAGGGTGGAGAAACAT atatgCTGGACTATCAAATAGTCAGTAGCAAACTAAAATCCAATTTGAGACAGAAGTATGAGCGCATTTTGGATGGGACTCCAGGAAGAGGCCATAGAAAGTACCTGAATGATATCTACACTGATCTCTACATTGTGGAAGATgagactggaggagtcattcATGAACATGAGATTATGCAGGCTGAGACATCAACTAGGAGATTTACCTCAGAGGAAACTCCAATcacatgcagtgacattttcaaagtCTCTTCTGATCCAAGTCGAAGAAACCGAAAAGTGCTGACTATGGGAATCGCTGGAGTGGGCAAGACTGTATCAGTGAATAAATTCAtactggactgggcagagggaaAGACCAACCAGGacatagattttatttttccactccCCTTTCGAGAGCTGAATttaaggaagaagaaaagatacAGTCTGATAGAGTTGCTTCATAAATGTCTTCAAGGTTCTGCTGAATTGAAGTCTCTTCCAGATGGCGATGGCaaagtcatgttcatttttgatggacTTGATGAATGTCGCTTTCCTCTTGGATTCAATGACATTAATGAGGAAgtagaagaggaagagaaagaagaaaagattgaTCAGAAAACAACAGTTGGTGTACTAATAACAAATCTAATCAAGGcaaatctgcttccctctgctctcatctggataacctccagaccagcagcagcccatCAGATCCCGCGAGACTACATTGACCAGGTGACTGAAGTACGAGGATTCAGTGATGAACAAAAGGAAGAGTACTTTAGGAGGTACAATGACAAGGACCAGGATATGGCCAAAAATATGatctcacacataaagaaatcaaggagcctccacatcatgtgtcacataccagtcttctgttggatatcagccactgtgcttcagccaATGCTAGGCAAAGACACCTGTGAAGAACTCCCTACAACTCTGACTGGGATGTATACACAGTTTCTAATTTttgaaacaaatcaaatgaaaaagaaatacaagacTGAACACATCATTCTGAAACTTGGAAAGCTGGCCTTTCTCCAGTTGAAGAAGGGTAATCTGATATTTGAtgaggaagacctgagagagtgtggcattgatgtcagtgagggttcagtgtactcaggagtttgcacacagatattcagtcaaGAGCAGGGAGCCTCTGAGAGGATGGTGTTCAGCTTTGtacatctgagtgttcaagaattCCTTGCTGCGGtttatgtgtttctctcacatCGTAACAAGAAGAAGAATCCACTTTATCCCAACACAGTTGTGAACAGAATTAAATGGCGGTTTAAGAGCACGGACGTTTTTTATGAATCTGCTGTAGGCAAGGCCTTagagagtgagaatggacacctggaccttttcctccgcttccttcttggcctctcactggagtccagtCAGAGACTCCTGAAAGAACTACTGCCACAAACAGTGATAAGACCACAGAGTGTTGAGAAAATAGTCAACTTCATCAAGAAGACGCTCAACAAGAATATCTCATCAGAGAGGAGCGTCAATCTCCtctactgtctgaatgaactgaaagaTGACTCCCTTGTGGATGAAATTCAAAAGTATTTGGGCTCAGGACATCTCTCAACAGAGAACCTCTCATCTGcacagtggtcagctctggtgtttgtgctgctgatgtcagaggagactcaagaaaagtttgagctgaagaaatacagaggatCAGACGAAGGACTGAGGAGACTTCTACCAGTactgaaaaacaccaaacaggCTAT aCTTGCTCTCTGCAATCTCAccgaacagtcctgtgaagctgtagcctcagttctaccaTCAGTACACTGTCCCCtaagagaactggatctgagtaacaatgaccttcaggatacTGGAGtgaactttctctgtgtgggtcTGAAGAATCcatactgtaaactggagatactgag acttgctggttgtaaagtcactgaacagtcctgcgaagctgtagcctcagttctacaatCAGTAAACTGTACCCtcagagagctggacctgagtaacaatgaccttcaggatgcTGGAGTGAAGGTgatctgtgtgggactgaaaaATCCACTCTGTAAACtagagatactgag gttgTCTggctgtttagtgacagaggaaggctgttcttctctggcttcagctttgagttcaaacccctcacacctgagagagctggatctgagctacaatcacccaggagactcaggggtgaagctgctctctgacagaaagaaggaTCCACACTGTCGACTGGACACACTCAA tatgGATCATGGAGCAGAGATCAGAATCAAaccaggattaaaaaaat atgcctgtgatctcaccctggacccaaacacagtaaacacagaactctctctgtctgaggggaacagaaaggtgacacatgtgggagagaaacagtcgtatcctgatcattcagagagatttgattactGGTGTCCTCAGGtcttgtgtagagagagtctgactggacacTGTTACTGGGAGAttgagtggagtggagattaTGCTGACATagcagtgacatataaaggaatcaggaggaaaggacagAGTGATGACTGTGGGTTTGgacacaatgaaaagtcctggagtctgtggtGCGTTGATAACAGTTATGCTGCCCGTCACAATAACCAGAGAACTGTCATACctgcccctcacacacacacacacagagtaggagtgtatctggactggtcgtctggaactgtgtccttctacaacgtctcctctgacacacacacactcacacacatacacacgttccACTGCagattcactgaacccctctatgcagggtttgggTTTGGATTACGGTCTTATGTTTCTTACGGCTCCTCCGTGTCTCTATGtaagatgaaataa